Genomic DNA from Babylonia areolata isolate BAREFJ2019XMU chromosome 9, ASM4173473v1, whole genome shotgun sequence:
AGTCCAACACTCCGACAGAGGATGTTCAGCGCTGTTGTCAGGATGTCCACTGCGATACTGGGTGATCTCCAGACAAATGCCGAATAAAGACGTCTTGCTTCAGGTTACTTATAACTAGCCGCCACTTGTCAACAGTGAATTATCTGTTCCTCTTAattataacaatcatcattatgatagaaatgataatgatccaaataatgataataatatcatttattttcagtctaatatcattatcttagatgaacagacaataaataaataaacgaacttccCCTCTGTCGCCAGTGGTATGATGTATTAGGAAATTTGAGCCTGTGTTCATCTTTTTAAAATCGTTGACAGGTTGGCTTTCTTTTGTAAAAtgacacaataaaacaacaaaacgttATCATGTAAGAATAtggaattatttttttttacagtaaatgACTAGTATAACTGTACGGCAGTTTTTTTAGCTTAATAAAGCATATCCAGACGCTGCTAAATATTACTTAATTTATCAATGACAAGGATAACTTTGCGCCGCTTTCTGACTTAGCATTATATTCTAGACATTATATGTGCATATACGCTTAACCCAAATTCATGCTTAAGAATCACATTAGCTGTTTGTTAAATAGTTTTACGAGCAACACTAAGAAGATATTATTCAGCATAAACAGATTGTTGTGCAAGATGCacaatgttttctctgtgtgtctgtctctattaatTTTTTGTTCTATTTGCCAGATCCAGGACTCCAGCTCCACAACTCCGACAAACAGAAACGTATGTACATAAAAAGATACTGACAACAGTTCACAACTCATCATTTCTGCATTGAAAATCGCATTGTCAGCTGTCTTAGTGTTACTGTTAAGCTCAAATCTTGGGGCTATATTGTATTCAGATTATTCAACTGGACTTGAAGGCCAACAGCAATTTCTAACAATGGACAATGTAATCAACTAGTGTTAAAAGAAACAGCTCAGTGAAATGCAAACACTGACGATACAAATACGAAACGATACGCCCTGAGCAATTGATTCAGTTTACCCAGATTAATTCCTGTGAGTTCATTTGCATCAGACCCAAAACGACTCCCCTTCGCTGTGAaccatttgttttctttgtgctcAGGTAGTTATATatcagaatggtgtgtgtgtgtgtgtctctgtgtgtgtgcacacggacTTATTCAAAAAGAGTAATTTTTAAACACAAATTAGCGACTCGTCCCGTTTATGAAGACTTTTTCTTAATTGCAAACAAACTTTCTAAATCTCAATATTCTAAGGGGAAAGATtaattgcgtgtgtgtttctccagaGTCAAGCGCTGAGCTAAAAGAATAACGAAACCACGCTTAACTTATGAGCCACCACTGATAGAAATATAGTTCCTGGTagtttttgttactgttctttTATCAATCTACTTACACACAAGCACTGTTTTCCTCACAACGTATTTGTGACGAATGCAGGTAATGTaacttctgacgggcgcaatagccgagtggttaaagcgttggttggactttcaatctgagggtcccgggttcgaatcacggtgacggcgcctggtgggtaaagggtggggatttttacgatctcccaggtcaacatatgtgcagacctgctagtgcctgaacccccttcgtgtgtaaatgcatgcagaagatcaaatacgcacgttaaagatcctgtaatccatgtcagcgttcggtgggttatggaaacaagaacatacccagcatgcacacccccgaaagcggagtatggctgcctacatggcggggtaaaaacggtcatgcacgtaaaagcccactcgtgtacatgcgagtgaacgtgggagttgcagcccacgaacgcagaagaagaagaagaagaaatgtaactTCTGTCATCTTAAAATACACTTCGCAATGATATACAAAAAACGTAATGACGAGGAATAAAGATAGAACTGATGGACAGTCAACTGTATGCCTTATATAACCACAGCATTGCCCGCTGTGGATTCGTCGGGTATCTCAGTGAGGAAGTATGCGTCTCTCTCTATGGCATGTGATCCACAGCACCACTAAGATTTTGGTGGTATTCTCATTATAACAAGGAAAATTCACAATTAAATGACTTCCCAAAGCTGCCCGTCAAGGATGAAGCAAagaatataaagaaaacaaaacaacaaaatatattgcgaaagaaaaaggaatgatATAACTCAGTGAATAACCCACAAATAATTTACCTTTGCACCCTGTGCTTGGAAATCCGAAAAGGATGCAAAGGAGGTCACAAAACATGCGTGTTCAGCTCAGCTCAACTGTTTACACAAGCATTGTCAGGAAAAACACGTTCTGACACATGGAAAGTGTTGTGCAAAGAAGTCGTTACTGGTTGACCTAATTAAgtcaaaaaaacatttaaaaacccTTCCGTTACTGGGATATAACTTTGTGAAGATGTATAGAAAAAGACAATACGGAGAAAACGGAGAGAAAAGGTTGAAGGACGATATAAACCCCTCAAAGACAGCAATTCGGGCCAAACCCCTCAAAGAGCAATTCGGGCCAAACCCCTCAAAGAGCAATTCGGGCCAAACCCCTCAAAGAGCAATTCGGGCCAAACCCCTCAAAGACAGCAATTCGGGCCAAACCCCTCAAAGAGCAATTCGGGCCAAACCcctcaaagacagacagcaatTCGGGCCAAACCCCTCAAAGAGCAATTCGGGCCAAACCCCTGAAAGAACAATTCGGGCCAAACCCCTCAAAGACAGCAATTCGGGCCAAACCCCTCAAAGACAGCAATTCGGGCCAAACCCCTCAAAGAACAATTCGGGCCAAACCCCTCAAAGAGAGCAATTCGGGCCAAACCCCTCAAAGAACAATTCGGGCCAAACCCCTCAAAGACAGCAATTCGGGCCAAACCCCTCAAAGACAGCAATTCGGACCATCTGAATTGTCCATGggtaagagtttcagtttcagtagctcaaggatgcgtcactgcgttcggacaaatccatatacgctacaccacatctgccaagcagatgcctgaccagcagcgtaacccaacgcgcttagtcaggccttgagggaaaaaaaaaagaaaaaaaaggggggtgaataaataatagataaatagaaaagaaaaaaaaacaactactaccactactactaatatgtataaggcgcaaaaacttgatgaaatcaactagaagcgtacataaataaataaataaacaaataaatatataaataataatcataatataaaaaagtagtagtagtaataataataataataataaataaataaataaataaaaaagacaacaatgatgataaataagcaaataaatataaaacacggagacacacattcacacatacacccaaatatgcataacagatatgcaccaaacatgcagtttcacagatatgaaagcacagtcaaatacacataaacgtacatgagccccaacacacacacacacacacacacacacattaccctgcacctcctgtacccccccccccccccacacacacacacacactcatacacacacacacacacacacacacacacagatgaacacttacttgtacaagtacacacacacatacgcccacatcccccccccctccccccgttgtACAGATTATTCAGCTAGATTTGAAGGCAAgctgcgtgcacacgtgtgtgtgtgtttgtgtgtgtaagtagcATACACATCTAAACATAAGCATTACCGAGGGAATTCTAAAGTCacgctccccacccctccctcaacgCATATCTAGATTTGAAGGCCAgctgcgtgcacacgtgtgtgtgtttgtgtgtgtaagtagcATACACATCTAAACATAAGCATTACCGAGGGAATTCTAAAGTCacgctccccacccctccctcaacgCATATCAGTTTTAATGGTTGGATATTAAACCAAGACTTTTTCTATGCCTCATCCCCTTCCTAATGGAAAATGATGACATAAGTGTCTGGGTTTAtcaatatctctctgtctctcgatatatatatatataatatatatatatatatgtgtgtgtgtgtgtgtgtgtgtgtgtgtgtgtgtgtgtgtgtgtgtattactttatttagttgttggtttttttattcgTGTTTTTATCAtgccaacagcagcagctgctgcAGAGGTTTGCCAGTCGCTGTGATCACGTGAAGAAGGAATGTCAGGCCAGGCCACAAGTGTACTACGGCCAGAAGGAATCCACGATGGTAAGCAGCTGTTGTTTAGGTATCTCGTGTTCCCACATTCCACGGTGCAGCTAAAACAGCAGGAAcatcaacagtaataataacaacaacaacaacaacaacacaacaaacaaccttCGTGTGAACATGGATAACAGAACCACAAGCACAACATACACAGATAAGGTGTTATACTAGGTATCATGGCATACCATAACctacataacgcacacacacgcaacaacaaaaactggagaaaaaaaaaacccaaacaggtaACAGGTTTGAACAACCATGAACTGAGGTGGTATATAAAGGGGATTTAGAATTAATGAGTGTACAGGATAGAAAGTGGAAAGATATAAAGCTCCTTGCATTGGCCAGGCGCATATAGAGGGCAGTCACAGAGGGTTTTCTATTGATGTAttatgaagaaatgaagaaaagataagaagacagtgcagtggaATGTTTGGCAGCTGACTCTGGGTGACACATTGAATGTGAACACGAGACCTGCACCTGGGAAACTGACCGGCTAATGCTGGGTCAGTCTGTTTATGCAGGTCACGCGGACCACTCAGACGGACCACTCAGACAACACGCATTGTATTGGCTGCAAGCAAATTGCCACAGGAATAGCATAAACAGAATAACTTTGTGTTTGTTGCTAGGTGTTCAATGGAAAATTTGCTCACACATGCAGCCGACAGCCAGGGAAGTGGACTACAATGTTTCTGGCCTTGTCTGTTGACAGAATAGTGAGGATAATTTCCTTCTGGACGACGTGCATCACGTACTCTATTGTTTCATCCCTAAAAACGGCTGCAGCTTCTGGAAGAGAGTCTTCGCCATCATCGATGGCAGTCTCCAGGGAAAGAGCGTCTTCAACCTGTCCAGCACGGGCATACACAGGGCAGCGAAATCGTTTGACAcactggccagggggcacaggtCGCTGTTCACCATGTACTATCATCTGCAGGCTTCCAAGAAAGTCGTCTTTGTACGTGACCCCTACGAGCGGCTCTTCTCTGGCTACGTCGATAAATTGTTTGCCCCATGTACAATGACACATACTGAGAAAAACATCATACAATACAGTCGAAACTCATGGAAGAAAGAGACAATATGTAATCGTGGGGTAAATTTCACAGAATTTCTGCTGTATGTGACCAATGAGCGGTCTATCTCCGTCAACAATCACTTCGGTCAACAGTACACCATTTGTCACCCTTGCCACATTGACTATGACTTCATTGGCAAACTGGAAACGTTCCACGAAGATGCCACCGTCGTCTTGCAGGAAGCAGTCCATCTGGATCCTTCCGTGGTCTGGGGGCCGGAGGATCAGTTTGAGGAGAACAGTGACATCAACATTTTGGAGGACATGGTTCAAAGGACGTGGGGAAGTTGTGGCGGCAGCTGTTTGCCCCTGTACAATGTCATGCTTCGTTTGTGGATCGTGTTTCAGGTTggtcttctgtcttcctctgtctctcgttctcccctGGTCTGGCTCtgactttctcttcctctgttaccccctcgccgccccccaccctctctctctctctctcctcactgtctctgtctaattaTGTTGGAAAGTTACTCACTTTGCCAACCTTCCCACTTCCCCATGTATGTGAATGCATGAAACACATTTAACCATTTGTTGTGTTTAAGTGGAACAATACCAGACAGTGCCCATAGGCGGTCAGTATGATAATCTGCAGGGGAAGAAAAGGAATTCTTGATAGCAAGTCCCTTGGGTAAAAACTGGACACTGCCTCACAAGCTGAACACAGCatgcgacagctgtttcgcactttgTGATGCTCTTCGTGTTCGGTACCAGCTTCTGAGTGCCGCCCTGAGAGAAACACTCTCACACAAGCAAAGAGAAACACCCCACAGCTCGGCAAggacctttctttctgtctctcagcttCGCCTTTCTACCCCTGAAGCAATGTTATCAGGCCTTCATACTTGACAATGTAATTAGACCAACATATTTAACAATGTAATCAGGCCTTCATACTTGACAATGTAATTTGACCAACATATTTAGCAATGTTATCAGGCCTTCACACTTGACAATGTAATTAGACCAACATATTTAGCAATGTTATCAGGCCTTCACACTTGACAATGTAATTAGACCAACATATTTAGCAATGTAATCAGGCCTTCATACTTGACACTGTAATTAGACCAACATATTTAGCAATGTTATCAGGCCTTCACACTTGACACTGTAATTAGACCAACATATTTAGCAATGTTATCAGGCCTTCACACTTGACAATGTAATTAGACCAACATATTTAGCAATGTAATCAGGCCTTCATACTTGACAATGTAATTAGACCAACATATTTAGCAATGTTATCAGGCCTTCACACTTGACAATGTAATTAGACCAACATATTTAGCAATGTTATCAGGCCTTCACACTTGACAATGTAATTAGACCAACATATTTAGCAATGTTATCAGGCCTTCACACTTGACAATGTAATTAGACCAACATATTTAGCGATGTAATCAGGCCTTCATACTTGACAATGTAATTAGACCAACATCTTTAGCGATGTAATCAGGTCGACACACTGTGAGTGGCACGACCTCACAGACTGAGGATGACCGTCaccactctgtttacacacagGTCCGTGGCTTCCTGTCCGTGAAGCACGGGTTCCCACTGTCCAGAGAAGAAGCTGGCCAGATGACCAAGGAGCAGTTCCAGGCCTTGGTCCTTAACACCTACAAGCAGTCCGGGGACAGAGGAATTGtgaagcagcagcggcagcaggcTTTAGAGGAAGCTTTCCGAAGTGTACCTCTGGACCTAATGGACAGGGTGGAGCGATACATCGACAGTGACTGTCGTCTGTTTGGTTATGAGTGCTCCCCCACCACCCGCTTCCACTTGGACTCTCCCAGGCCCCGCCCCATGTTCCATATGGATGAGGCTTTGGTGGTTTGATTGACAGCTCATTCGGGCTTACTGTGGGGAGAGTTTATTctgaacacagactgacacaacaacgtcgttcatacagagaatagacacaacaacgtcgttcatacagagaatagacacaacaacgtcgttcatacagaacacagacacaacaacgtcgttcatacagaacacagacacaacaacgtcgttcatacagaacacagacagacacaacaacgtcgttcatacagaacacagacagacacaacaacgtcgttcatacagaacacagacagacacaacaacgtcgttcatacagagaatagacacaacaacgtcgttcatacagaacacagacagacacaacaacgtcgttcatacagaacacagacacaacaacgtcgttcatacagaacacagacagacacaacaacgtcgttcatacagaacacacacagacacaacaacgtcgttcatacagagaatagacacaacaacgtcgttcatacagaacacagacagacacaacaacgtcgttcatacagagaatagacacaacaacgtcgttcatacagaacacagacagacacaacaacgtcgttcatacagagaatagacacaacaacgtcgttcatacagaacacagacagacacaacaacgtcgttcatacagaacacagacacaacaacgtcgttcatacagaacacagacacaacaacgtcgttcatacagaacacagacagacacaacaacgtcgttcatacagaacacagacagacacaacaacgtcgttcatacagaacacagacacaacaacgtcgttcatacagaacacagacacaacaacgtcgttcatacagaacatagacacaacaacgtcgttcatacagaacacagacagacacaacaacgtcgttcatacagaacacagacagacacaacaacgtcgttcatacagaacacagacacaacaacgtcgttcatacagaacatagacacaacaacgtcgttcatacagaacacagacagacacaacaacgtcgttcatacagaacacagacagacacaacaacgtcgttcatacagaacacagacacaacaacgtcgttcatacagaacacagacagacacaacaacgtcgttcatacagaacacagacacaacaacgttgttcatacagaacacacacagacacaacaacgtcgttcatacagaacacagacacaacaacgtcgttcatacagaacacagacagacacaacaacgtcgttcatacagaacacagacacaacaacgtcgttcatacagaacacacacagacacaacaacgtcgttcatacagaacacagacagacacaacaacgtcgttcatacagaacacagacagacacaacaacgtcgttcatacagaacacagacagacacaacaacgtcgttcatacagaacacacacagacacaacaacgtcgttcatacagaacacacacagacacaacaacgtcgttcatacagagaatagacacaacaacgtcgttcatacagagaatagacacaacaacgtcgttcatatagaacacacacagacacaacaacgtcgttcatacagaacacagacacaacaacgtcgttcatacagaacacagacagacacaacaacgtcgttcatacagaacacagacagacacaacaacgtcgttcatacagaacacagacacaacaacgtcgttcatacagaacacagacacaacaacgtcgttcatacagaacatagacacaacaacgtcgttcatacagaacacagacagacacaacaacgtcgttcatacagaacacagacagacacaacaacgtcgttcatacagaacacagacacaacaacgtcgttcatacagaacatagacacaacaacgtcgttcatacagaacacagacagacacaacaacgtcgttcatacagaacacagacagacacaacaacgtcgttcatacagaacacagacacaacaacgtcgttcatacagaacacagacagacacaacaacgtcgttcatacagaacacagacacaacaacgttgttcatacagaacacacacagacacaacaacgtcgttcatacagaacacagacacaacaacgtcgttcatacagaacacagacagacacaacaacgtcgttcatacagaacacagacacaacaacgtcgttcatacagaacacacacagacacaacaacgtcgttcatacagaacacagacagacacaacaacgtcgttcatacagaacacagacagacacaacaacgtcgttcatacagaacacagacagacacaacaacgtcgttcatacagaacacacacagacacaacaacgtcgttcatacagaacacacacagacacaacaacgtcgttcatacagagaatagacacaacaacgtcgttcatacagagaatagacacaacaacgtcgttcatatagaacacacacagacacaacaacgtcgttcatacagaacacagacacaacaacgtcgttcatacagaacacagacagacacaacaacgtcgttcatacagaacacagacagacacaacaacgtcgttcatacagaacacagacacaacaacgtcgttcatacagaacacagacacaacaacgtcgttcatacagaacacagacagacacaacaacgttgttcatacagaacacacacagacacaacaacgtcgttcatacagaagacacacagacacaacaacgtcgttcatacagaacacagacacaacaacgtcgttcatacagaacacagacagacacaacaacgtcgttcatacagaacacacacagacacaacaacgtcgttcatatagaacacacacagacacaacaacgtcgttcatacagaagacacacagacacaacaacgtcgttcatacagaacacagacacaacaacgtcgttcatacagaacacagacagacacaacaacgtcgttcatacagaacacagacagacacaacaacgtcgttcatacagaacacagacagacacaacaacgtcgttcatacagaacacacacagacacaacaacgtcgttcatacagaacacagacagacacaacaacgtcgttcatacagaacacagacagacacaacaacgtcgttcatatagaacacagacagacacaacaacgtcgttcatacagaacacagacacatcaacgtcgttcatacagaacacagacacaacaacgtcgttcatacagaacacagacacaacaacgtcgttcatacagaacacaaacagacacaacaacgtcgttcatatagaacacagacacaacaacgtcgttcatacagaacacagacagacacaacaacgtcgttcatacagaacacagacacaacaacgtcgttcatacagaacacacacagacacaacaacgtcgttcatacagaacacacacagacacaacaacgtcgttcatacagagaATAGACACAtcaacgtcgttcatacagaacacagacacaacaacgtcgctCATACAGAGAATAGACACAACAACGTCGctcatacagaacacagacagacacaacaacgtcgttcatacagaacacagacacaacaacgtcgctCATACAGAGAatagacacaacaacgtcgttcatacagaacacagacacaacaacgtcgctcatacagaacacagacacaacaacgtcactcatacagaacacagacacaacaacgtcgttcatacagaacacagacagacacaacaacgtcgttcatacagagaATAGACACAtcaacgtcgttcatacagaacacagacacaacaacgtcgctCATACAGAGAATAGACACAACAACGTCGctcatacagaacacagacacaacaacgtcgctcatacagaacacagacacaacaacgtcgttcatacagaacacagacacaacaacgtcgttcatacagaacacagacacaacaacgtcgctcatacagaacacagacacaacaacgtcgctcatacagaacacagacacaacaacgtcgttcatacagaacacagacacaacaacgtcgttcatacagaacacagacagacacaacaacgtcgttcatacagaacacagacacaacaacgtcgttcatacagaacacagacacaacaacgtcgttcatacagaacacacacagacacaacaacgtcgttcatacagaacacagacacaacaacgtcgttcatacagaacacagacacaacaacgtcgttcatacagagaatagacagacaaagcatTGTCGTTCATAACAAATCAACTCcgacaaaaaaaaatgtcttcctCAGAGTCGCGAGTTCAGCCCGTTAAACCAGCCAGTccacaaccccacctccaccccaccccccacacaaacctTATTCTCCACCtacaccctccccatcctcctttccatccccattcccccaaccaccaccaccccctatgcCCCACCCCCCATAAAAGAAAACGCGAATGCCTCAGCACTTAGTTATTTTTTTCCTCCGTATTTCCCCCATTAAATCATTCACGTGCTCCTCACGTTATCAAATGACTTTCCTCCCACTTCTCCCGCCCAACCACTTGTACATGTCATTGGCAGTACAGAATATGATATaatagtgatggcctagtggtaacgcgtccgccaaggaagcgagagaatctgagcgcactggttcgaatcacagcacagtcgccagtattttctccccctccactagactttgagtggtggtctggacgctagtcattcggatgagatgataaaccgaggtaacgtgtgcagcatgcacttaagaacccacggcaaaaaaaagggggtgtccctggcaaactgctgtagaaaaatccacttcgaaaggaaaacaaataaaagaaaaattgcatgcaggaacaaaaatgggtggcgctctcagcgtagcgacgcgctcttcgtggggagagcatcccgaatttcacacagagaaatctgttgtgataaaaaatgagtaatacaatacaatacaatacaatacaagacaatacaatacaagatagAAACCACATGTGACAAgatttttttatgttgttatttgaggggggagggggatgtttgTTTAAAACTGTGCGAAAACCTGGGCAAAAGATGATCTCACTGAGATAATTTTACTTTCAAATATTACTTGAAAAAAATCTTGTCACACGTtaaccaatttctctctctctcttttaatgtttttttttaattttaataatCTGCTTAATGCAAAGTTGTTGCTGATGGTCAGTTACACATGTACAGATCGTTTTCACTGACACCATACCTGTCTCATGTTTTTGTAATGCAGGGGACAGAAACTACAGTTATTCTGTGTAAGAGTGATTTCCCTTCAACTGTTGCATTTACACATTTCGTAATCATTGATATGACCAttatttgtttgtacatttatcataTTTTTGAGATACTACTTTAAGGTGGATATTTTGATTCATTGATCATGATTTGATTTCCTGATTTACATCCAGTAAGCTTTGAAGCTAATCGTTCCTGTATGTCAGCGTGAGTTTAGCACAACTTTCTCATTGTCAGGATCTTTGAAAGTGAGACTAAGAATGATATGTGGATGAACAGagcttattaactctctccatacgaatggcgaaagagacgacgttaacagcgtttcaccccagttaccatcaacaaattattgcaagcagaaggctcttatactgaagaggtgaatgctgacaaagaataccacaattctaacgacggaaactaaaggttgggtcattcagacacccaccggacatccgaggggtttgtgtagaggagaagagaggactggccgtactgagtgagttaatccaggGCATGAGCAGAGAGAACCGAACGGATGGGGCTGAGTGATGTCTGCGTGTAGGAGGACTGCTGACGATGGCTGGTTGATGACAGCCACCTCGCAAAGCCTGGGgacagcagtatcagtagctcaaggaggcgtcactgcgttcggtcaagtccatatacgctacaccacatctgccaagcagatgcctgaccagcagcgtaacccaacgcgctcagtcaggtcttgataaaataaaaataaataaagataaaataacaacaaaaataaataaagtaatggATAAATACATCAAGACAGCCTGCTTTGagagttcagagtttgtttatttccattaactcttttgagtcacaaagaaacatgacaataacaggatgacggccacagaggaagagcgaagataattcaaaaggaagaaacaaagggggggggggataataataggggggaaataaaatgaaataaaataaaaggccaaatacAATGCGAtaggaatagcgaaagcaatactccacagacaaatgcacagatcacaccttagatttacaatacggctctgtatctgactagttgagcctgaactgggaactgaggggttGGAGCAGAGCAATAACAATGACTTGgtataacaaaatgaaatacacaataacttgttattttagcacccatttgccagaaatactggaattggtttgatatatacaggagagaaaaagacacacaaaaaatatg
This window encodes:
- the LOC143285641 gene encoding uncharacterized protein LOC143285641 → MSSYYTCLYRSSFTPVYRGQTSSYRTCLYRSDFTPVYRGEMSRYHTCLYRSGFTPVYRGEMSMYHTCLYRSDFTPVYASQMSSYHTCLYKSDFKPVYTGQTLGCHTCLYRSGFTPVHDSSFRFTTHNHCGPACRNTLSSSPIALPSAETSTTELFWLAHCERHITSRVAMDSHRWQKVFCLAVLLSIAAFCYVYLFSTFNKVTLSSIPPLDRHQNTDQTLSDTIQDSSSTTPTNRNQQLLQRFASRCDHVKKECQARPQVYYGQKESTMNSEDNFLLDDVHHVLYCFIPKNGCSFWKRVFAIIDGSLQGKSVFNLSSTGIHRAAKSFDTLARGHRSLFTMYYHLQASKKVVFVRDPYERLFSGYVDKLFAPCTMTHTEKNIIQYSRNSWKKETICNRGVNFTEFLLYVTNERSISVNNHFGQQYTICHPCHIDYDFIGKLETFHEDATVVLQEAVHLDPSVVWGPEDQFEENSDINILEDMVQRTWGSCGGSCLPLYNVMLRLWIVFQVRGFLSVKHGFPLSREEAGQMTKEQFQALVLNTYKQSGDRGIVKQQRQQALEEAFRSVPLDLMDRVERYIDSDCRLFGYECSPTTRFHLDSPRPRPMFHMDEALVV